Proteins from a genomic interval of Macaca thibetana thibetana isolate TM-01 chromosome 17, ASM2454274v1, whole genome shotgun sequence:
- the LOC126940744 gene encoding uncharacterized protein LOC126940744: MPHLFGPTAQRSNAEGTAHGKASHTHHKKRTEVSTQLESWTTGLSSRMAGVTLGTCFNCKKQEDWGKVKRPFVKQHETSNRMCKLAWLSLQIGRELPSRAGKRRWAGIPDRGHLLCRQKEKRPQADAARKAEAERRERGIRTEPAGVWLPPPGSREMWGAWCRIRGSSSPCSLAGEQIKRLSHHPHRQHSNSSCESPVCPRRCPLISKLALLIPAGRGLSHPCAPSTHCFHIPVTPATVRLASRCLSTCRCICAESGTVRARPGPVDLGSHWHLAGCPALGSARSSLNVDFRKGQPNISCFLCT, translated from the exons ATGCCTCACTTATTTGGTCCCACAGCACAAAGATCAAATGCAGAAGGAACTGCACATGGAAAGGCCAgccacacacatcacaaaaagagGACTGAAGTCAGCACACAACTTGAAAGCTGGACTACAGGCCTTTCATCAAGAATGGCTGGAGTGACCCTGGGGACTTG ttTCAACTGCAAGAAACAAGAGGATTGGGGAAAGGTCAAGAGGCCATTTGTCAAACAGCACGAGACAAGCAACAGGATGTGCAAA CTAGCCTGGCTATCTCTGCAGATAGGAAGAGAGCTGCCAAGTAGGGCTGGAAAGAGACGCTGGGCAG GAATTCCTGACCGAGGCCATCTGCTCTGCAGGCAGAAAGAGAAGCGACCGCAGGCTGATGCAGCCAGGAAGGCAGAGGCCGAGAGGAGGGAGCGTGGCATCAGAACAGAGCCGGCCGGGGTCTGGCTTCCTCCTCCAGGATCAAGGGAAATGTGGGGAGCATGGTGCAGAATCCGGGGCAGCTCATCGCCCTGCTCACTTGCTGGGGAACAGATAAAAC GCCTTTCTCACCATCCTCACAGGCAACACAGCAATAGCAGCTGTGAGTCTCCTGTCTGCCCAAGAAGGTGCCCCCTCATCAGCAAGCTGGCTCTCCTCATACCAGCTGGCAGGGGCCTCTCCCACCCCTGCGCTCCAAGCACACATTGCTTCCACATTCCTGTGACACCTGCCACAGTCCGCCTGGCATCGCGGTGTCTGAGCACCTGTCGTTGCATCTGTGCTGAATCAGGCACTGTGAGAGCAAGACCAGGCCCCGTGGACTTGGGTTCCCACTGGCACCTGGCAGGTTGCCCTGCATTGGGAAGTGCTCGTTCCAGCCTGAATGTGGACTTCAGGAAAGGGCAGCCCAACATAAGCTGCTTTCTTTGCACTTAG
- the LOC126940769 gene encoding eukaryotic initiation factor 4A-I-like, whose amino-acid sequence MLNRRYLSPKYIKMFVLDKADEMLSRGFKDQIYDIFQKLHSNTQVVLPSATMPSDVLEVTKKFMRDPIRILVKKEELTLEGIRQFYINVEREEGKLDTLRDLYETLTITQAVIFLNTQRKVDWLTEKMHARDFTVSAMHGDTD is encoded by the coding sequence ATGCTTAACCGGAGATACCTGTCTCCCAAATACATCAAGATGTTTGTACTGGACAAAGCTGATGAAATGTTAAGCCGTGGATTCAAGGACCAGATCTATGACATATTCCAAAAGCTTCACAGCAACACCCAGGTAGTTTTGCCGTCAGCTACAATGCCTTCTGATGTGCTTGAGGTGACCAAGAAGTTCATGAGGGACCCCATTCGGATTCTTGTCAAGAAGGAAGAGTTGACCCTGGAGGGTATCCGCCAATTCTACATCAACGTAGAACGAGAAGAGGGGAAGCTGGACACACTGCGTGACTTGTATGAAACCCTGACCATCACCCAGGCAGTCATCTTCCTCAACACCCAAAGGAAGGTGGACTGGCTCACCGAGAAGATGCATGCTCGAGATTTCACTGTCTCGGCCATGCATGGAGATACAGACTGA